From Synergistaceae bacterium:
TGCTCTATTTTTTATCATGAAAGAGCCAACCATCTCTCCTGCAAAATGCTGTGCATCTGCCGCACTGCCTCCATTACCGCAGAGAAGTATTTTGCCTCCGTTTTTGAGTGTTTCTATTATGAGTTCTGAGCTCTTAAGAACTGAATTTTGCAGTTCTTTATCCTCTATAATTGTGACAAATAACTCCGCGGATTCTTTTATTATTGCCTCTATATTTTTTGCATCAAAACAGCTCTTATTTTTCTCCATCGTTATTCATCCTTTCAATTATCTTAGTGGTTGAAAGTCCCTCTATAAGTGGCAGTATAACGACCTCTTTTGCATATTGTCTGCCCGCAATTTCTTCCGGTTTATAGTCTCCGCCTTTCGATATCACGTCGGGGCGTAAAATTGAAAGAAGCTTTTCCGGTGTTTCTTCGTCGAAAATAACTATTAAATCCACGTCAGATATGGCTGAGAGAACTCTTACTCTTTCTGCCTCCCTGTTTACAGGACGGGAGAGTCCCTTCAATATTCTTATCGAGGCATCTGAATTTAATCCCACCACGAGACGAGAGCCCAAGGCTCTTGACCTGGTAAGGCTGTCAACATGACCTGCATGAAATATATCAAAACAGCCATTGGTGAATATAACTTTTTCTCCCTTTTTTTTCCATTCACTTATTCTTGTGGCTGCATCTT
This genomic window contains:
- a CDS encoding SIS domain-containing protein is translated as MEKNKSCFDAKNIEAIIKESAELFVTIIEDKELQNSVLKSSELIIETLKNGGKILLCGNGGSAADAQHFAGEMVGSFMIKNRAALSAIALNSDTSILTSIGNDSSFEEIFSKQVQALGRAEDVLIGISTSGNSKNIIKAFEEAKCIGMKLIALC